One Nitrospirota bacterium genomic window carries:
- the rsmA gene encoding ribosomal RNA small subunit methyltransferase A, translating into MRRPLGQHFLFDNRILKRIVDCAQITPEDTVVEIGPGLGTMTKLLAERAKRVIAIEIDKKLVAKLEATLSMHENVEIVKADALKFPYDSIQGKFKVVANIPYYITTPLIFRLLEFKERIFTMTLLLQKEVAQRIVASPGGKDYGVLSIVIQLWTKPSLKFLVTKEAFSPEPKVDSALVNFEISETPVYDIKDEDFFLKIVKTAFSQRRKTIMNSLKSFKNIKKALLESGIDSGLRPEVLSIKDFIRLADALSGN; encoded by the coding sequence ATGAGAAGACCTTTAGGCCAGCATTTTCTTTTTGATAACAGAATCCTTAAAAGAATAGTTGATTGCGCTCAGATAACACCTGAGGATACGGTTGTTGAGATTGGCCCGGGACTTGGAACCATGACGAAGCTCTTAGCTGAAAGGGCTAAAAGGGTCATTGCCATAGAGATTGATAAAAAATTAGTTGCGAAGCTGGAAGCGACGCTTTCAATGCATGAGAATGTGGAGATTGTTAAGGCTGATGCCCTGAAATTTCCATATGACAGTATTCAGGGCAAATTCAAAGTCGTGGCCAATATACCATATTATATAACAACCCCGCTCATATTCAGGCTACTTGAATTCAAGGAAAGGATTTTTACAATGACCCTGCTTTTGCAGAAAGAGGTTGCTCAAAGGATTGTTGCATCTCCAGGGGGGAAAGACTATGGGGTCCTTTCCATTGTGATTCAACTGTGGACAAAGCCATCATTGAAGTTTTTAGTGACAAAAGAGGCATTCTCTCCAGAGCCAAAGGTGGACTCAGCTCTGGTCAATTTCGAGATTTCAGAGACCCCGGTTTATGACATAAAAGACGAGGACTTTTTCCTTAAGATAGTTAAGACTGCCTTTTCCCAGAGGAGAAAGACTATAATGAACAGCCTCAAGTCTTTTAAAAACATTAAAAAGGCGCTGTTAGAATCCGGTATTGATTCAGGTTTGAGGCCAGAGGTTTTAAGCATAAAAGATTTTATCAGGCTTGCCGATGCCCTGTCAGGCAATTGA
- a CDS encoding diguanylate cyclase, whose protein sequence is MAKAKVLVVEDSEFQANELRKFLEHSGYEVICAGNGVSAIHITKTQHPDIILLDVVLPDVDGHEICRWLKEMNDETKRIPIIMLTVKDSIEDKISGLQIGADDYLSKPFNDMELNARIYALLRTKALQDELIQKNVQLEELLKKVEHMAITDYLTGLYNRRHFQSAVEKEFLIAQRYKTPLSCMLIDIDHFKKVNDIFGHEVGDSVLVDVAEIITKDIREVDIAARYGGDEFIVLFPRTEMSDSFLRSAEPSGDAALKPALRILRDIAVHNFKGFKGPGGITVSIGISGAPDPLINTEEKLLRCTDRALYKAKRNGRNRIEVADGSELLM, encoded by the coding sequence ATGGCGAAGGCAAAGGTTCTTGTTGTAGAGGACAGCGAATTCCAGGCAAATGAGCTAAGGAAATTCCTCGAACATAGTGGTTATGAGGTAATCTGTGCTGGAAATGGCGTGTCAGCCATTCATATAACCAAGACACAACATCCTGATATTATTCTCCTGGATGTTGTACTGCCTGACGTTGATGGGCATGAAATCTGCCGCTGGCTAAAGGAGATGAATGATGAGACAAAAAGAATCCCTATTATCATGCTTACCGTAAAAGATTCCATTGAGGATAAAATATCAGGCCTGCAAATAGGGGCGGATGACTATCTTTCAAAGCCATTTAATGACATGGAGCTGAATGCCAGAATATATGCATTGTTGAGGACTAAGGCATTACAGGACGAGCTGATACAGAAGAACGTACAGCTCGAAGAACTCCTTAAAAAGGTTGAGCATATGGCAATCACTGACTATCTCACAGGGCTTTACAACAGACGCCATTTTCAGAGTGCAGTGGAGAAGGAATTCCTGATAGCGCAGAGGTATAAGACACCGCTTTCCTGTATGCTGATTGACATCGATCACTTTAAAAAGGTTAATGATATTTTCGGCCACGAGGTTGGGGATTCTGTGCTTGTAGATGTAGCAGAGATCATAACAAAGGACATAAGAGAGGTCGATATTGCAGCCCGTTATGGCGGGGACGAATTTATCGTCCTTTTCCCCCGGACCGAGATGAGCGATTCTTTTCTGCGCTCAGCAGAGCCTTCCGGGGATGCTGCTTTAAAACCTGCCCTGCGTATCCTGCGGGATATAGCCGTTCATAATTTCAAGGGTTTTAAAGGCCCAGGAGGTATTACTGTGAGCATTGGTATTTCCGGCGCTCCAGATCCGTTGATAAATACAGAGGAAAAATTGCTCAGGTGCACAGACCGAGCCCTGTACAAGGCCAAGAGAAATGGACGGAACAGGATTGAAGTAGCTGATGGCAGTGAACTTTTGATGTAA
- a CDS encoding glycosyltransferase family 39 protein has protein sequence MDTALFFFLNQDLKNPIFDFIMPFVTSRADILFVPFILFFFIRDPKKTLLVLSLSLLSVGLSDGSASILKYIFERPRPCQSLEGVNLLVGCGKSFSLPSNHAANAFALSAGLAYFFRSATMPFYFIATIVAFSRVYVGVHYPSDVVSGGLLGILSFFAVLAVYNWAKQAIMVDRFKTYFVLILLTLTVLRLFYINTGPLELSPDEAHYWEWSRRLDLSYYSKGPVIAYLIAVTTGLLGDSTFAVRLLAPLFLALCSIFVYKLTMELFNDSKKAFFAGLLPQITPLFAAFGVVMTIDSPFIFFWTLSLYLFWKAVTSNALCVMRNVSNKKTHHSSRSESSPDTDKLRGASTLITHHGFGFWLLLGLTVGLGLLTKYTMAFFYLCAFLFIIFSKENRFWLRRKEPYVAFALCLLIFSPVIIWNANYDWVTIRHTAGQAHIAEGVKISFKHFFEFLGSQIGVISPLLFLLTIYGAIKNLSSRFTVHSSRFLFWFWAPVLGFFLVKSLQGKVQANWAMAAYITAFIAAADFFLSRELKKGMKVFLSIALSLAFIMTMVAHYSEYFNLPVKKDPASRLMGWKSLGEKAGEVYNDMALKGPVFIFSDSYQVSSELAFYTPGHPRTYCVNLGRRMNQYDIWGGFNNLLGQNAIFVKIGTGDFPQELRNAFDSYEQERLIVMRKGRVIREYGIFRCYGFKGIKNTQYRKF, from the coding sequence ATGGATACAGCCCTCTTTTTCTTTCTAAATCAAGACCTGAAGAACCCCATCTTTGATTTCATAATGCCATTTGTGACAAGCAGAGCCGATATTCTATTTGTTCCCTTTATTTTATTTTTCTTTATAAGAGACCCTAAGAAAACACTGCTTGTTTTATCTCTGAGCCTTTTAAGCGTAGGGCTCAGCGATGGCAGTGCAAGCATATTAAAATATATTTTTGAAAGGCCGAGGCCGTGTCAGAGCCTTGAAGGTGTAAATCTCCTTGTTGGCTGCGGCAAGTCTTTTTCCCTTCCATCCAACCACGCAGCCAATGCCTTTGCACTTTCAGCAGGCCTTGCCTATTTTTTTAGAAGCGCCACCATGCCGTTCTATTTCATTGCAACAATAGTTGCTTTTTCAAGGGTCTATGTTGGTGTTCACTACCCATCTGATGTGGTTTCTGGCGGACTGCTGGGGATTCTGAGTTTCTTTGCTGTCCTTGCTGTTTATAATTGGGCAAAACAGGCGATAATGGTGGATCGATTTAAAACTTATTTTGTATTAATTCTTCTTACACTTACTGTCCTCCGCCTGTTCTATATAAACACAGGGCCACTTGAACTGAGCCCTGACGAGGCCCATTACTGGGAATGGAGCAGGAGGCTTGACCTGAGCTATTACTCCAAAGGCCCTGTGATTGCCTATCTGATAGCAGTTACAACCGGCCTGCTTGGCGATTCTACATTTGCAGTAAGATTGCTGGCACCGCTGTTTTTAGCTCTATGTTCAATTTTTGTATACAAACTGACAATGGAGCTTTTTAATGACAGCAAAAAGGCATTTTTTGCAGGCCTTCTGCCCCAGATAACTCCGCTTTTTGCTGCATTCGGTGTAGTGATGACTATTGATTCGCCATTTATCTTTTTCTGGACACTGTCGCTATATCTTTTCTGGAAAGCAGTAACCAGTAATGCGTTATGCGTTATGCGTAATGTGAGCAATAAAAAAACTCATCACTCATCTCGGAGCGAGTCTTCGCCCGATACGGATAAACTCCGAGGCGCTTCGACACTCATCACTCATCACGGTTTTGGTTTTTGGCTTCTTCTTGGACTTACAGTCGGTCTTGGTTTATTAACAAAATACACAATGGCGTTTTTCTATCTATGTGCATTCTTATTTATCATCTTTTCAAAGGAAAACAGGTTCTGGCTGAGAAGGAAAGAACCTTACGTGGCTTTTGCCTTGTGCCTCCTTATATTTAGTCCTGTAATAATCTGGAATGCTAACTATGACTGGGTGACCATACGGCACACAGCAGGCCAGGCACATATTGCAGAAGGTGTAAAAATATCCTTTAAGCATTTCTTTGAATTCCTGGGCTCTCAGATTGGTGTTATAAGCCCTCTGCTTTTCCTTTTAACGATATATGGGGCAATAAAAAATCTCAGTTCACGGTTCACGGTTCACAGTTCACGGTTTTTGTTCTGGTTCTGGGCTCCTGTGCTTGGATTTTTCCTTGTGAAAAGCCTTCAGGGAAAAGTGCAGGCAAACTGGGCAATGGCAGCATACATTACAGCCTTTATTGCTGCTGCGGATTTTTTTCTCAGCAGGGAACTAAAAAAAGGCATGAAGGTATTCTTGAGTATTGCTTTAAGCCTTGCATTTATTATGACGATGGTCGCCCATTATTCAGAATATTTCAACCTGCCTGTAAAAAAAGACCCTGCATCAAGACTCATGGGATGGAAAAGCCTGGGAGAAAAAGCAGGAGAGGTTTATAATGACATGGCATTAAAAGGCCCTGTCTTCATATTTTCAGACAGTTATCAGGTCTCAAGCGAGCTTGCTTTTTACACTCCAGGGCATCCGAGGACTTATTGTGTAAACCTCGGCAGGAGGATGAACCAGTATGACATATGGGGCGGATTCAATAATCTTTTGGGGCAGAACGCAATCTTTGTTAAAATAGGGACCGGCGATTTTCCACAGGAACTCAGAAATGCATTTGATTCTTACGAGCAGGAAAGATTAATTGTAATGAGGAAAGGCAGGGTCATAAGAGAATATGGTATATTCAGGTGTTATGGCTTTAAAGGGATTAAAAATACGCAGTACAGAAAATTCTAA
- a CDS encoding DUF2281 domain-containing protein: MSKKELLLSEIEQVPESFLDEVLDFVHFLKTKIIKERLDTAIASESSLKKDWLRPEEDEAWQSL; encoded by the coding sequence ATGAGTAAAAAGGAACTGCTTTTAAGTGAAATTGAACAAGTTCCAGAGTCTTTTCTTGACGAAGTGCTGGACTTTGTCCATTTCTTGAAGACAAAGATAATTAAGGAAAGACTTGATACTGCCATCGCAAGTGAGTCCTCTCTTAAAAAGGACTGGCTAAGACCAGAGGAAGATGAAGCGTGGCAAAGTTTGTAA
- a CDS encoding glycosyltransferase family 2 protein, producing MVSVIVPLYNEEENVRPLYEALKAAMEGYKGDYELLFVDDGSNDRTLQLLNEIAEKDKKARLLSFRRNFGQTAAFAAGFDHASGDVIVTIDGDLQNDPEDIPRLLSLIGEYDIVSGWRRNRKDPFLRRRLPSMIANYLISKVTGVKLHDYGCSLKAYKADVVKNINLYGEMHRFIPAIANWYGVRVAEVETTHHPRLYGKSKYGLSRTIRVLLDLITIKFLQSFSTKPLQAFGPIGLLSGLLGFGISLYLAVEKILGKSIGGRPLLLLGALLIIVGIQLIGMGLLGEMLVRVYHESQKKPIYVLKSTNIEKTSDL from the coding sequence ATGGTTTCAGTTATTGTGCCGCTTTACAACGAAGAGGAAAATGTCAGGCCCTTATATGAGGCGCTCAAGGCAGCAATGGAGGGCTATAAAGGTGATTATGAACTTCTCTTTGTCGATGATGGCAGCAATGACAGGACGCTACAGTTACTTAATGAAATAGCAGAAAAGGACAAAAAGGCAAGGCTCTTAAGTTTCAGGCGCAATTTTGGCCAGACCGCAGCCTTTGCTGCAGGTTTTGACCATGCCAGTGGCGATGTAATAGTCACCATTGATGGAGACCTTCAGAATGACCCTGAGGATATACCCAGGCTTCTTTCGCTTATAGGTGAATATGATATTGTCAGCGGATGGAGGCGAAATAGAAAGGACCCATTTTTAAGAAGGAGGCTTCCATCAATGATTGCAAACTATCTGATAAGTAAAGTTACCGGCGTTAAGCTCCATGATTATGGATGCAGCCTCAAGGCATATAAGGCTGATGTCGTAAAAAATATAAACCTCTACGGCGAGATGCACAGATTTATTCCAGCAATAGCGAACTGGTATGGTGTAAGAGTCGCTGAGGTTGAGACCACACATCACCCCAGGCTTTATGGCAAGTCAAAATATGGATTGTCCAGGACTATCAGGGTTCTCTTAGATTTAATCACAATAAAGTTCCTCCAGAGTTTTTCAACAAAGCCCCTGCAGGCATTCGGCCCTATTGGCCTTCTATCCGGACTCCTCGGTTTTGGCATTTCTCTTTATCTTGCTGTAGAAAAGATTCTCGGCAAATCCATTGGAGGAAGGCCCCTCCTGCTTCTCGGTGCCCTCCTGATAATTGTAGGCATACAGCTTATTGGCATGGGCCTTCTCGGAGAGATGCTTGTCAGGGTATACCATGAAAGCCAGAAAAAACCAATTTATGTCTTAAAGAGTACGAACATTGAGAAGACTTCTGACCTTTAG
- a CDS encoding flippase-like domain-containing protein — MRRLLTFSLKLLISGGLLYFLFSRIDSAAVLKTLKDVDLSIFFVAFLLYLSTVFLATKRWSLFLPEAIPLSKLLSLYFIGSFFNTFLPGLVGGDAVKAYYLYKHTGRGGSSVASVFMDRYLGFSALIGIGLIAFVFGYSYIMGTQVWWTVPGLAAIFILMSFLFWRLNWGKIKALTSFYNPIMGYKANRKIIYKGLMWSVGVQGIGILGIYILSLALGLKTSIIYFCLFIPVITAISTIPISLSGLGIREAGFAILFTQVGFTTASAISLSLLWFIAACLVHFIGGIEYLRVGKPPKC; from the coding sequence TTGAGAAGACTTCTGACCTTTAGCCTGAAACTTTTGATAAGCGGGGGGCTCCTTTATTTTCTGTTTTCAAGGATAGACAGCGCTGCTGTATTAAAAACCCTTAAGGATGTGGATCTATCCATTTTCTTTGTAGCCTTTCTCCTCTATTTAAGCACTGTTTTCCTCGCCACAAAACGGTGGTCACTTTTTTTACCTGAGGCCATACCGCTGTCAAAACTGCTTTCCCTTTATTTCATTGGCTCTTTTTTCAATACCTTTCTGCCTGGCCTTGTGGGTGGAGATGCAGTAAAGGCATATTACCTTTATAAACATACAGGCAGGGGAGGCTCCTCCGTGGCATCTGTATTTATGGATAGGTACCTCGGTTTTTCAGCCCTGATAGGCATTGGCCTTATAGCCTTTGTCTTTGGATATTCTTACATCATGGGGACTCAGGTGTGGTGGACTGTGCCAGGGCTTGCTGCTATTTTCATCCTTATGAGTTTTCTTTTCTGGAGGCTTAACTGGGGAAAGATAAAGGCTTTAACGTCGTTTTATAACCCGATTATGGGTTATAAGGCTAACCGTAAGATTATATATAAAGGATTGATGTGGTCGGTTGGTGTTCAAGGCATCGGTATTCTTGGGATATACATCCTTTCACTGGCGCTCGGATTAAAGACCTCAATTATATACTTCTGCTTGTTTATCCCTGTGATAACCGCTATCTCGACAATCCCGATTTCCCTGTCTGGCCTGGGCATAAGGGAAGCAGGATTTGCAATCCTTTTCACACAGGTTGGATTCACAACAGCAAGTGCTATAAGCCTTTCGCTCCTATGGTTTATCGCCGCATGTCTTGTACACTTCATAGGAGGAATAGAGTATTTAAGGGTCGGGAAACCACCAAAATGCTAA